CCAGCGGGTGCCGATCCGCGGCGCCACGGGCCGCCAGTCGTCCATGCGCCGGGTGGGCGCTGTCGGCCCACCTTCGTCGCGCGCCGTCCGGAAGGCGGCGACGGCTCGCTCCTCGGCCTCCGGTGCGGCGGGTGCCGGGCGGGCGGCAGCAGCGAGCAGCTCATCCAGCGCCTGCGCCTGCGTCTGCGTCGGAGTTGGCGTCGGCGGCTCGTCCCCGGAGTCCATGGCACCTCTGGATCGGTTTTCGGTCATGTCGCATCTCCCAGCGCACGGGAGTCCGAATCTGTCACACGGTTTCGTTCGCGCGTCGCCAGGTGTTTCCCCAGCCGCCTCAGCCCGCGGTGCGTGGCGGACCGTACCGCGCCGGGCCGCTTGCCCAGCACCCGCGCGGCCGCCGCCCCGTCAAGTCCGATGACGGTCTGGAGGAGCACCGCTTCCGCCTGCTGTCGGGGCAGGGTCGCGATCAGCGCGAGGGCATGCTCCGTCGAGATGGTTTCGAAGGCCTCTCCGGCTGTGTCCTGCGCGGCCGGCAGCTCCCGCAGATCCTGTTCGAGAAGCGTGCCGCGCGGCCTGCTCTTCAGCCGTCGCAGATGGTCGATGGCCCGGTTGCGCGCGATGCTCGCCGTCCACGCACGGAAACCGGCACCGTCCCCTCGGAACCGCCCCAGGTCACGCGCGATCTCGAGCCAGGCATCGGACGCAACGTCCTCGGCATCGTCCCTCACCAGGCCACGCAGATAGCCGAGCAGAGGAGGGTGTACGAGTCTGTAGGCAGCGGCGAAAGCACCTTCGTCCCCCTCCTGTGCTCGCGCGACATATTCACCGAGATCCGCGTCGTACGTCTCCGCACGGCGGCCGCTCCCCACCTTGCCCACTCGTTCCTCTTCGTCGCGCCGCACGGCAGACCCTTGCCGATGTCCCCCACAGATGACAGCGCCTGGACCTGCGGAAATGTCACAGCCGTTCGAAGACTTCCCGCGGGCCCGGCGGAACCACGGGCCGCGGACCGGCCGGTCGGGCCGTGATCGTTTCGGTCCCGCTCTCGCCGCTGCGCCCCAAGGCCGCCGCGACCGGGTGAGGCGCCTGCGGCGGTCGGGTCTCTATGCCTGCTCCGCCGCTGTCTTCAGCTGCCGGAGCCAGGCCTCGAGCGACTCGTTGTCAGGCGTCATCGCGTTAGTTATGCACCGTAACAGACGCTAGGATGATTTGCGTCATCGAGGGAAGGACGTGGCTGTGGCGCCGACCACGCAGGGCCCCCGGGCTCGTTACCGGGAGCAGACCCGTGCGGAGATCAAGGAAGCCGCGCTGCGACAGCTGGCCGAAGGCGGCCTGGCGGCCATCGCTCTGACCCGTATCGCCAAGGAAATGGGCATGTCGGGGCCCGCTCTCTACCGCTACTTCGCCAACCGTGACGACCTGCTGAGCGCGCTGATCCGGGATGCGTACGACGACCTCGCCGCGGCCATCGGTGTCGCCGCGGAGGCCTGCGCCGACGCCTTGCCGCGCGTACGGCTGCACGCGCTGGCCGCCGCGTTCCGGGCCTGGGGCGTCGAGCAGCCGCACCGCTATCTGCTGATCGCCGGGCCGCCCCTGCCCGGCTACAGCGCACCGGCCGACACGGTGACGCGGGCGCGGGCGGCGCTCGGTCCGTTCCTGAGTGTCTTCGTCGCGGGGGAGCCGTCGGGACCGGCGGTTGAGCTCGTCGAGCAGATGACCGCCTGGGCGGAGCGGGAGCCCGCCGTGGCGTCGTGGGCGGAGCAGTACACAGAGGTGCCGGTGTCAGCCGGCGGTGTGGGCCGGGCGCTGGCGGGAGCCGTGCTCGCCTGGTCCCAGATGCATGGCGCGGTCAGCCTCGAAGTGGCCGGTCAGTTCACCGGCATGGGGCACGATCCGGGGACTCTGCTCGACGCCCAGGTCGACGCACTCGCGGACGCGTTCCGGCTGGACTGACGGGCGACGGCCGGCACGGCGGCCGATGTGTCGCTCGACTGGCTCGGTCGTGCCAACTGCCACGGCAGCGGCGCCGGGTGGACCACGGGCGCATCGTTCACCCAGCGCTGGGGGTCATTGAGCGGGACTGCCACAGCCTGTTCGGGGAGGACGGAAGCCGGCGGCATCGAGGTGGAGGCGCGTGGCTTCGGCTCGTGCGACAACGTGGGCAGCCTGCGCGACCTCAAGGTCACCGGGAAGCCTGCCGGCAAGTGGCACCACGCCGTCAGGGCCCCTCTTCGGACGGGCCCTGACGGCGTGGCAGTCGAGCGTGGTGCCGAGTGACGCGTCAGACGATGTTCTCCGCGATCTCCGCCTGCTCACGGGCGGATCCGTACGCGGACGGCGTGCCGTACGAGCGGCGTGCCACGAACCACCCCACGGTGGCCAGCACCAGCACAGCGACCAGCGCGATCGAGGCGTAGTTCATCGTGTCGACGGTGACCGGGTTGGACTGCGGCAGGCAGAACAGCACCGTCACACACGCCACCCACACCACGGCTACCCAGCCGACCGGCTTGCTCCAGCGGCCCAGGCTCCACGGGCCCGGTTCGAAACGGTCTCCGGCGCGCAGCTTCAGATAGATCGGGATCGCGTACGCCGGCGTGATGCCGATGACGTTGATCGCCGTCACCGCGCCGTACGCGGTCGTGGAGTACAGGGACGGCAGGGCCAGCAGGCAGGCGAAGACGACCGACAGCCATACCGCGGGGACCGGGGTCTGGCTACGGCTGCTGACCTTCCGCCACAGCGCGGAACCGGGCAGCGCGTTGTCGCGGCTGAACGCGAACACCATGCGGCTGGCCGCTGCCACCTCGGCGTTGCCGCAGAACAGCTGCGCCACGATCACGACGAGCAGCAGGGCCGTCGCGCCTCCGGTGCCGAGCGCGTCGAGCAGGATCTGGGCCGGGGGTACGCCGGTGGCGCTCGTCAGGGTGCCCTCGTAGTCCTGGATGGCGAAGGTGAGACCGGCCAGCAGGGCGAAACCGGCGATCCAGGAGACCCAGATGGATCGCACGATGCCGCGGGCGGCGGAGACGGACGCGTTGGAGGTCTCCTCCGAAAGGTGCGCGGAGGCGTCGTAGCCGGAGAAGGTGTACTGCGCCAACAGCAGACCGATCGCGGCCACATAGATGGGACTGTTCCAGCCGGTGCCGTTGACGAACTCGGTGAAGACGAATTCGGGCGACTGGTGGTCGGAAGGCACGATGGCCAGTGCGCCGACGATCAGGGCGACGCCGCCTAGGTGCCACCACACGCTGACCGAGTTGAGCAGGCTGACCAGCCGCACCCCGAACAGGTTCAGGACGGCGTGGAGCAGCAGAATGCACATGAAAATGATCATGGTGGAGCCGGGTGTGGGGTGGAATCCCCACTGTAGATTCAGAAACGCGCCGGTGAACAGGGCGCAGCCGTAGTCGATACCGGCGATCGCACCCAGCAGGCCGAGGAGATTCAGCCAGCCGGTGTACCAGCCCCACTTGCGGCCGCCGAGCCGGTCGGCCATGTAGTACAGCGCGCCCGACGTGGGGTACGCGCTGGTCACCTCGGCGAGCGCCATGCCGACGCACAGGACGAACAGGCCGACGCCCGCCCAGCCCCAGAGCATCACCGCGGGGCCGCCGGTGTTCAGCCCGAAGCCGTACAGGGTCATGCAGCCGGACAGGATCGAGATGACGGAGAAACTGATGGCGAAATTGCCGAAGCCACCCATACGGCGCGCGAGAACCGGCTGATAACCGAGCTCCCGCAGGCGTTCCTCCTCGTCCTTGGGGGGAGTCCGGTCCGGACTCGACCACTTCGGCGGGGATATGGACATCGAAGAACCTCCGGGGAAAGGGTGATGCACTGAGCGGACAGGGGCAGGGGCAGGGCGAGGTGCGGGGTACGGGGTACGGGTGCCCGTCTCTCGTACGCGTGCCGGGAGGACGGTGGATCAGCCGTGCGGCCGGTGCGCGGTCAGGGGCCCGCGCCGCGCGCGGCGGCGAGACAACGGCCGCGGGCGCGCAGGAATACTTCTTCCGCCAGGCCCGCGTCAGCGGGGGTGTGAGTGCGGTAGGCCCACGGCAGGGTGGTGTAGTACGGGCCCAGAGCCTCGAAGACCGGTGCGGCGTCGAGGAATTGGAGCGCGCCCCACAGGGCGTGGGACAGGTAGTTGAGATCGAGCAGCGAACGCCAGGCCGGGCGCACCTGGTTGAACCAGCTGTGCAGGGCGCGCTGGGCGTCCCGGGCCGCGTCCTCCGTCACCCAGTGGAGATCCAGCGCCTTCTCCTGACCCTGCTCCCGGCGGTAGCGCTCCACGCGTACATAGAGCGGGAGCGCGTGCAGCGGTGAACCGGATGGTGCGGAAGACGCCGCCCACTGAACGAAGTTGACTGCCTCGGACAGCTGCCCGCCGGACCTGCGTGCGTAGACGAACTGCAGCATCCGGTGGTACGCCTCGCGGTTGAACGGATCGCGTTTGTCGGCCTCCGCCAGCAGACCCCACGGGCCCGGGAACAGCATCGGACCCGGCGGTGCCGTACGGTGCTCCTCCATCAGCTGCTTCTC
This portion of the Streptomyces sp. NBC_01750 genome encodes:
- a CDS encoding TetR/AcrR family transcriptional regulator, with product MAPTTQGPRARYREQTRAEIKEAALRQLAEGGLAAIALTRIAKEMGMSGPALYRYFANRDDLLSALIRDAYDDLAAAIGVAAEACADALPRVRLHALAAAFRAWGVEQPHRYLLIAGPPLPGYSAPADTVTRARAALGPFLSVFVAGEPSGPAVELVEQMTAWAEREPAVASWAEQYTEVPVSAGGVGRALAGAVLAWSQMHGAVSLEVAGQFTGMGHDPGTLLDAQVDALADAFRLD
- a CDS encoding amino acid permease; protein product: MSISPPKWSSPDRTPPKDEEERLRELGYQPVLARRMGGFGNFAISFSVISILSGCMTLYGFGLNTGGPAVMLWGWAGVGLFVLCVGMALAEVTSAYPTSGALYYMADRLGGRKWGWYTGWLNLLGLLGAIAGIDYGCALFTGAFLNLQWGFHPTPGSTMIIFMCILLLHAVLNLFGVRLVSLLNSVSVWWHLGGVALIVGALAIVPSDHQSPEFVFTEFVNGTGWNSPIYVAAIGLLLAQYTFSGYDASAHLSEETSNASVSAARGIVRSIWVSWIAGFALLAGLTFAIQDYEGTLTSATGVPPAQILLDALGTGGATALLLVVIVAQLFCGNAEVAAASRMVFAFSRDNALPGSALWRKVSSRSQTPVPAVWLSVVFACLLALPSLYSTTAYGAVTAINVIGITPAYAIPIYLKLRAGDRFEPGPWSLGRWSKPVGWVAVVWVACVTVLFCLPQSNPVTVDTMNYASIALVAVLVLATVGWFVARRSYGTPSAYGSAREQAEIAENIV
- a CDS encoding RNA polymerase sigma factor, with the protein product MGKVGSGRRAETYDADLGEYVARAQEGDEGAFAAAYRLVHPPLLGYLRGLVRDDAEDVASDAWLEIARDLGRFRGDGAGFRAWTASIARNRAIDHLRRLKSRPRGTLLEQDLRELPAAQDTAGEAFETISTEHALALIATLPRQQAEAVLLQTVIGLDGAAAARVLGKRPGAVRSATHRGLRRLGKHLATRERNRVTDSDSRALGDAT